A section of the Haliaeetus albicilla chromosome 6, bHalAlb1.1, whole genome shotgun sequence genome encodes:
- the KEL gene encoding kell blood group glycoprotein isoform X1 yields MRTLPETCDQEQRAGAKKERCLQGKSLLLCTLLLSTLLGFTLLITYIVMTCGLGSCDAELGLKLLARLLNSRNDTVDPCEDFYKYACGSWEGKHSSRTTEESLNVFDVLLEENQLILKRLLEGPQFGIRGSAKEKAIQFYRSCMDTQRIESQGAQPLKDLLNQIGGWNITGMGKAKDFNETLQTLMGRYSTFPFFRVHVGPSPFDLKTNIIQIDHPEFEMPPESKFKKKNYLEVLRVYLSYLKKLGSLLGGPQDGPPDSFSLTLSFISNLQRVVTPLQERQQRGMLFFRTTIRELQEKAPAIDWLSCLQAVFHPMPLNLSQPIAVHDMDYLRGLSQLIEQWHKERVLHIYMIVCLVGNLSPALDSQFQDARLELSKILYGKLGSRMIAAERWRKCLTDTTSFFEPVLGQMIVQEIFPQQSKKLAEQMFSEIQDALYGQLDQLEWMDEQTRQEAKVLVSRLQVEIGYPAHILQTAKVNLEYQNLEISEDSFFLNVVACLKLLRQNSYLKLLQHHSQDNWHVSPWTVHSYYSIRHHMVVFPAGMFRSPFFHMEFPSAVNFGAIGVFMAHELLHAFYDYVLPGGCPTCNRSALQKSIDCLVEQYESYGFKVNGTFTLLENTADTGGLAIAYQAYKNWLKKHKEEKDFPKTGLSHDQLFYLSFAHVMNCRLLMCLSPLSSTLLQFFFLSIQSLFPLFTELGMTNVSGRSRTLFRKLKFTYRAPNLLWISKLTKGLSAKIFFTKL; encoded by the exons ATGAGGACTCTTCCAGAG acCTGTGACCAGGAGCAGAGAGCAGGTGCAAAGAAGGAACGATGCCTTCAGGGGAAAAGCCTACTTCTGTGTACACTTCTTCTCAGTACTCTCCTTGGCTTTACACTGCTTATCACCTACATCGTGATGACTTGTGGTCTAG GATCCTGTGATGCCGAGCTGGGTCTTAAACTGTTGGCCAGACTCCTGAATTCTAGGAATGACACTGTAGACCCCTGTGAGGATTTCTACAAATATGCCTGTGGCAGCTGGGAAGGCAAACACTCAAGCAGAACCACAGAAGAATCACTAAATGTATTTGATGTGTTGTTGGAAGAAAACCAGTTGATCCTGAAAAGGCTTTTAG agggCCCACAGTTTGGGATAAGAGGCTCAGCTAAAGAGAAAGCAATCCAGTTCTATCGCTCCTGCATGGATACCCAAAGGATAGAATCCCAGGGAGCTCAACCATTGAAGGACCTCCTAAATCAG ATCGGTGGATGGAATATCACAGGCATGGGGAAAGCAAAAGATTTTAATGAAACTCTTCAGACTCTTATGGGCAGATACAGCACCTTTCCCTTTTTCAGAGTCCATGTGGGACCTAGTCCTTTTGACCTCAAGACCAATATTATTCAG ATTGACCATCCTGAGTTTGAGATGCCACCTGAGAGtaaattcaaaaagaaaaattatcttgAG GTTCTCCGTGTGTATCTCTCATATTTGAAGAAACTGGGGAGCCTACTTGGAGGGCCACAGGATGGTCCCCCTGATTCCTTTTCCCTTACTTTGTCCTTCATCTCTAACCTCCAGCGAGTTGTCACcccactgcaggaaagacagcAGAGGGGGATGCTGTTCTTTCGCACTACCATTAGGGAGCTACAG GAAAAGGCACCTGCTATTGACTGGCTATCATGTCTCCAGGCTGTCTTCCATCCTATGCCACTGAACCTCTCTCAGCCGATTGCAGTGCATGACATGGATTACTTAAGAGGCTTGTCACAGCTCATCGAACAATGGCACAAGGAAAG GGTCCTTCACATTTATATGATTGTTTGTCTGGTTGGGAATCTCTCCCCAGCCCTTGACAGTCAATTCCAAGATGCACGCCTGGAGCTATCTAAGATTCTTTATGGAAAACTGGGATCTAGAATG ATCGCAGCTGAACGCTGGAGGAAGTGCTTGACTGATACCACTTCTTTCTTTGAGCCAGTTCTAGGGCAGATGATTGTGCAAGAAATTTTCCCTCAGCAGAGCAAGAAACTT GCTGAGCAGATGTTCTCTGAGATCCAAGATGCCCTCTATGGCCAACTGGATCAGTTGGAGTGGATGGATGAACAGACCCGCCAAGAGGCTAAAGTCTTG GTTTCCAGACTACAAGTGGAGATTGGCTATCCAGCTCACATACTCCAAACTGCCAAAGTGAACCTGGAATACCAGAAT CTGGAGATAAGTGAAGACAGCTTTTTCCTCAATGTGGTGGCTTGCTTGAAATTACTAAGGCAAAATTCCTACTTGAAACTCCTTCAGCATCACTCACAGGACAA CTGGCATGTGTCCCCCTGGACTGTGCATTCATACTACTCAATAAGGCACCACATGGTGGTCTTTCCTGCTGGAATGTTCCGCAGCCCTTTTTTCCACATGGAGTTTCCCAG tgctgtgaaCTTTGGAGCCATTGGGGTCTTCATGGCGCATGAACTTCTTCATGCATTCTATGATTATG tgCTGCCTGGGGGTTGTCCTACATGCAACAGGAGTGCACTACAGAAATCTATAGACTGCTTGGTTGAACAGTATGAAAGCTATGGCTTTAAGGTCAACGGTACTTTTACACTGTTGGAGAATACAGCTGACACTGGAGGGCTCGCCATTGCTTACCAG gcCTATAAGAATTGGctgaaaaagcacaaagaagaGAAGGATTTTCCTAAGACTGGACTTTCACACGACCAGCTTTTCTACCTCAGTTTTGCTCATGTAATGAATTGTAGGCTACTCATGTGTCTCTCTCCATTGTCTTCCACATtattacagtttttctttctcagtattCAATCACTTTTCCCCCTCTTCACAGAACTGGGAATGACCAATGTTTCTGGGAGGTCCAGAACCTTATTTAGAAAGCTAAAATTCACATACAGGGCCCCTAACCTGTTATGGATCTCAAAGCTAACAAAAGGCCtgtctgcaaaaatattttttacaaagcTTTGA
- the KEL gene encoding kell blood group glycoprotein isoform X6 yields the protein MRTLPETCDQEQRAGAKKERCLQGKSLLLCTLLLSTLLGFTLLITYIVMTCGLEGPQFGIRGSAKEKAIQFYRSCMDTQRIESQGAQPLKDLLNQIGGWNITGMGKAKDFNETLQTLMGRYSTFPFFRVHVGPSPFDLKTNIIQIDHPEFEMPPESKFKKKNYLEVLRVYLSYLKKLGSLLGGPQDGPPDSFSLTLSFISNLQRVVTPLQERQQRGMLFFRTTIRELQEKAPAIDWLSCLQAVFHPMPLNLSQPIAVHDMDYLRGLSQLIEQWHKERVLHIYMIVCLVGNLSPALDSQFQDARLELSKILYGKLGSRMIAAERWRKCLTDTTSFFEPVLGQMIVQEIFPQQSKKLAEQMFSEIQDALYGQLDQLEWMDEQTRQEAKVLVSRLQVEIGYPAHILQTAKVNLEYQNLEISEDSFFLNVVACLKLLRQNSYLKLLQHHSQDNWHVSPWTVHSYYSIRHHMVVFPAGMFRSPFFHMEFPSAVNFGAIGVFMAHELLHAFYDYVLPGGCPTCNRSALQKSIDCLVEQYESYGFKVNGTFTLLENTADTGGLAIAYQAYKNWLKKHKEEKDFPKTGLSHDQLFYLSFAHVMNCRLLMCLSPLSSTLLQFFFLSIQSLFPLFTELGMTNVSGRSRTLFRKLKFTYRAPNLLWISKLTKGLSAKIFFTKL from the exons ATGAGGACTCTTCCAGAG acCTGTGACCAGGAGCAGAGAGCAGGTGCAAAGAAGGAACGATGCCTTCAGGGGAAAAGCCTACTTCTGTGTACACTTCTTCTCAGTACTCTCCTTGGCTTTACACTGCTTATCACCTACATCGTGATGACTTGTGGTCTAG agggCCCACAGTTTGGGATAAGAGGCTCAGCTAAAGAGAAAGCAATCCAGTTCTATCGCTCCTGCATGGATACCCAAAGGATAGAATCCCAGGGAGCTCAACCATTGAAGGACCTCCTAAATCAG ATCGGTGGATGGAATATCACAGGCATGGGGAAAGCAAAAGATTTTAATGAAACTCTTCAGACTCTTATGGGCAGATACAGCACCTTTCCCTTTTTCAGAGTCCATGTGGGACCTAGTCCTTTTGACCTCAAGACCAATATTATTCAG ATTGACCATCCTGAGTTTGAGATGCCACCTGAGAGtaaattcaaaaagaaaaattatcttgAG GTTCTCCGTGTGTATCTCTCATATTTGAAGAAACTGGGGAGCCTACTTGGAGGGCCACAGGATGGTCCCCCTGATTCCTTTTCCCTTACTTTGTCCTTCATCTCTAACCTCCAGCGAGTTGTCACcccactgcaggaaagacagcAGAGGGGGATGCTGTTCTTTCGCACTACCATTAGGGAGCTACAG GAAAAGGCACCTGCTATTGACTGGCTATCATGTCTCCAGGCTGTCTTCCATCCTATGCCACTGAACCTCTCTCAGCCGATTGCAGTGCATGACATGGATTACTTAAGAGGCTTGTCACAGCTCATCGAACAATGGCACAAGGAAAG GGTCCTTCACATTTATATGATTGTTTGTCTGGTTGGGAATCTCTCCCCAGCCCTTGACAGTCAATTCCAAGATGCACGCCTGGAGCTATCTAAGATTCTTTATGGAAAACTGGGATCTAGAATG ATCGCAGCTGAACGCTGGAGGAAGTGCTTGACTGATACCACTTCTTTCTTTGAGCCAGTTCTAGGGCAGATGATTGTGCAAGAAATTTTCCCTCAGCAGAGCAAGAAACTT GCTGAGCAGATGTTCTCTGAGATCCAAGATGCCCTCTATGGCCAACTGGATCAGTTGGAGTGGATGGATGAACAGACCCGCCAAGAGGCTAAAGTCTTG GTTTCCAGACTACAAGTGGAGATTGGCTATCCAGCTCACATACTCCAAACTGCCAAAGTGAACCTGGAATACCAGAAT CTGGAGATAAGTGAAGACAGCTTTTTCCTCAATGTGGTGGCTTGCTTGAAATTACTAAGGCAAAATTCCTACTTGAAACTCCTTCAGCATCACTCACAGGACAA CTGGCATGTGTCCCCCTGGACTGTGCATTCATACTACTCAATAAGGCACCACATGGTGGTCTTTCCTGCTGGAATGTTCCGCAGCCCTTTTTTCCACATGGAGTTTCCCAG tgctgtgaaCTTTGGAGCCATTGGGGTCTTCATGGCGCATGAACTTCTTCATGCATTCTATGATTATG tgCTGCCTGGGGGTTGTCCTACATGCAACAGGAGTGCACTACAGAAATCTATAGACTGCTTGGTTGAACAGTATGAAAGCTATGGCTTTAAGGTCAACGGTACTTTTACACTGTTGGAGAATACAGCTGACACTGGAGGGCTCGCCATTGCTTACCAG gcCTATAAGAATTGGctgaaaaagcacaaagaagaGAAGGATTTTCCTAAGACTGGACTTTCACACGACCAGCTTTTCTACCTCAGTTTTGCTCATGTAATGAATTGTAGGCTACTCATGTGTCTCTCTCCATTGTCTTCCACATtattacagtttttctttctcagtattCAATCACTTTTCCCCCTCTTCACAGAACTGGGAATGACCAATGTTTCTGGGAGGTCCAGAACCTTATTTAGAAAGCTAAAATTCACATACAGGGCCCCTAACCTGTTATGGATCTCAAAGCTAACAAAAGGCCtgtctgcaaaaatattttttacaaagcTTTGA
- the KEL gene encoding kell blood group glycoprotein isoform X4: MRTLPETCDQEQRAGAKKERCLQGKSLLLCTLLLSTLLGFTLLITYIVMTCGLGSCDAELGLKLLARLLNSRNDTVDPCEDFYKYACGSWEGKHSSRTTEESLNVFDVLLEENQLILKRLLEGPQFGIRGSAKEKAIQFYRSCMDTQRIESQGAQPLKDLLNQIGGWNITGMGKAKDFNETLQTLMGRYSTFPFFRVHVGPSPFDLKTNIIQIDHPEFEMPPESKFKKKNYLEVLRVYLSYLKKLGSLLGGPQDGPPDSFSLTLSFISNLQRVVTPLQERQQRGMLFFRTTIRELQEKAPAIDWLSCLQAVFHPMPLNLSQPIAVHDMDYLRGLSQLIEQWHKERVLHIYMIVCLVGNLSPALDSQFQDARLELSKILYGKLGSRMIAAERWRKCLTDTTSFFEPVLGQMIVQEIFPQQSKKLAEQMFSEIQDALYGQLDQLEWMDEQTRQEAKVLVSRLQVEIGYPAHILQTAKVNLEYQNLEISEDSFFLNVVACLKLLRQNSYLKLLQHHSQDNWHVSPWTVHSYYSIRHHMVVFPAGMFRSPFFHMEFPSAVNFGAIGVFMAHELLHAFYDYVLPGGCPTCNRSALQKSIDCLVEQYESYGFKVNGTFTLLENTADTGGLAIAYQAMCGHQDPEKLQSSLNTDPHSPLPLRVCGPVSNSQDFAKHFHCSSGSPMNPDNKCHIW; the protein is encoded by the exons ATGAGGACTCTTCCAGAG acCTGTGACCAGGAGCAGAGAGCAGGTGCAAAGAAGGAACGATGCCTTCAGGGGAAAAGCCTACTTCTGTGTACACTTCTTCTCAGTACTCTCCTTGGCTTTACACTGCTTATCACCTACATCGTGATGACTTGTGGTCTAG GATCCTGTGATGCCGAGCTGGGTCTTAAACTGTTGGCCAGACTCCTGAATTCTAGGAATGACACTGTAGACCCCTGTGAGGATTTCTACAAATATGCCTGTGGCAGCTGGGAAGGCAAACACTCAAGCAGAACCACAGAAGAATCACTAAATGTATTTGATGTGTTGTTGGAAGAAAACCAGTTGATCCTGAAAAGGCTTTTAG agggCCCACAGTTTGGGATAAGAGGCTCAGCTAAAGAGAAAGCAATCCAGTTCTATCGCTCCTGCATGGATACCCAAAGGATAGAATCCCAGGGAGCTCAACCATTGAAGGACCTCCTAAATCAG ATCGGTGGATGGAATATCACAGGCATGGGGAAAGCAAAAGATTTTAATGAAACTCTTCAGACTCTTATGGGCAGATACAGCACCTTTCCCTTTTTCAGAGTCCATGTGGGACCTAGTCCTTTTGACCTCAAGACCAATATTATTCAG ATTGACCATCCTGAGTTTGAGATGCCACCTGAGAGtaaattcaaaaagaaaaattatcttgAG GTTCTCCGTGTGTATCTCTCATATTTGAAGAAACTGGGGAGCCTACTTGGAGGGCCACAGGATGGTCCCCCTGATTCCTTTTCCCTTACTTTGTCCTTCATCTCTAACCTCCAGCGAGTTGTCACcccactgcaggaaagacagcAGAGGGGGATGCTGTTCTTTCGCACTACCATTAGGGAGCTACAG GAAAAGGCACCTGCTATTGACTGGCTATCATGTCTCCAGGCTGTCTTCCATCCTATGCCACTGAACCTCTCTCAGCCGATTGCAGTGCATGACATGGATTACTTAAGAGGCTTGTCACAGCTCATCGAACAATGGCACAAGGAAAG GGTCCTTCACATTTATATGATTGTTTGTCTGGTTGGGAATCTCTCCCCAGCCCTTGACAGTCAATTCCAAGATGCACGCCTGGAGCTATCTAAGATTCTTTATGGAAAACTGGGATCTAGAATG ATCGCAGCTGAACGCTGGAGGAAGTGCTTGACTGATACCACTTCTTTCTTTGAGCCAGTTCTAGGGCAGATGATTGTGCAAGAAATTTTCCCTCAGCAGAGCAAGAAACTT GCTGAGCAGATGTTCTCTGAGATCCAAGATGCCCTCTATGGCCAACTGGATCAGTTGGAGTGGATGGATGAACAGACCCGCCAAGAGGCTAAAGTCTTG GTTTCCAGACTACAAGTGGAGATTGGCTATCCAGCTCACATACTCCAAACTGCCAAAGTGAACCTGGAATACCAGAAT CTGGAGATAAGTGAAGACAGCTTTTTCCTCAATGTGGTGGCTTGCTTGAAATTACTAAGGCAAAATTCCTACTTGAAACTCCTTCAGCATCACTCACAGGACAA CTGGCATGTGTCCCCCTGGACTGTGCATTCATACTACTCAATAAGGCACCACATGGTGGTCTTTCCTGCTGGAATGTTCCGCAGCCCTTTTTTCCACATGGAGTTTCCCAG tgctgtgaaCTTTGGAGCCATTGGGGTCTTCATGGCGCATGAACTTCTTCATGCATTCTATGATTATG tgCTGCCTGGGGGTTGTCCTACATGCAACAGGAGTGCACTACAGAAATCTATAGACTGCTTGGTTGAACAGTATGAAAGCTATGGCTTTAAGGTCAACGGTACTTTTACACTGTTGGAGAATACAGCTGACACTGGAGGGCTCGCCATTGCTTACCAG gCAATGTGTGGACATCAGGATCCTGAGAAACTACAGTCTTCCCTGAACACAGATCCACACAGTCCCTTGCCACTTCGTGTCTGTGGGCCTGTCAGCAATAGCCAGGACTTTGCCAAGCACTTCCACTGTTCCAGTGGATCCCCAATGAACCCAGACAACAAGTGCCACATCTGGTAA
- the KEL gene encoding kell blood group glycoprotein isoform X5: MRTLPETCDQEQRAGAKKERCLQGKSLLLCTLLLSTLLGFTLLITYIVMTCGLGSCDAELGLKLLARLLNSRNDTVDPCEDFYKYACGSWEGKHSSRTTEESLNVFDVLLEENQLILKRLLEGPQFGIRGSAKEKAIQFYRSCMDTQRIESQGAQPLKDLLNQIGGWNITGMGKAKDFNETLQTLMGRYSTFPFFRVHVGPSPFDLKTNIIQIDHPEFEMPPESKFKKKNYLEEKAPAIDWLSCLQAVFHPMPLNLSQPIAVHDMDYLRGLSQLIEQWHKERVLHIYMIVCLVGNLSPALDSQFQDARLELSKILYGKLGSRMIAAERWRKCLTDTTSFFEPVLGQMIVQEIFPQQSKKLAEQMFSEIQDALYGQLDQLEWMDEQTRQEAKVLVSRLQVEIGYPAHILQTAKVNLEYQNLEISEDSFFLNVVACLKLLRQNSYLKLLQHHSQDNWHVSPWTVHSYYSIRHHMVVFPAGMFRSPFFHMEFPSAVNFGAIGVFMAHELLHAFYDYVLPGGCPTCNRSALQKSIDCLVEQYESYGFKVNGTFTLLENTADTGGLAIAYQAYKNWLKKHKEEKDFPKTGLSHDQLFYLSFAHVMNCRLLMCLSPLSSTLLQFFFLSIQSLFPLFTELGMTNVSGRSRTLFRKLKFTYRAPNLLWISKLTKGLSAKIFFTKL; encoded by the exons ATGAGGACTCTTCCAGAG acCTGTGACCAGGAGCAGAGAGCAGGTGCAAAGAAGGAACGATGCCTTCAGGGGAAAAGCCTACTTCTGTGTACACTTCTTCTCAGTACTCTCCTTGGCTTTACACTGCTTATCACCTACATCGTGATGACTTGTGGTCTAG GATCCTGTGATGCCGAGCTGGGTCTTAAACTGTTGGCCAGACTCCTGAATTCTAGGAATGACACTGTAGACCCCTGTGAGGATTTCTACAAATATGCCTGTGGCAGCTGGGAAGGCAAACACTCAAGCAGAACCACAGAAGAATCACTAAATGTATTTGATGTGTTGTTGGAAGAAAACCAGTTGATCCTGAAAAGGCTTTTAG agggCCCACAGTTTGGGATAAGAGGCTCAGCTAAAGAGAAAGCAATCCAGTTCTATCGCTCCTGCATGGATACCCAAAGGATAGAATCCCAGGGAGCTCAACCATTGAAGGACCTCCTAAATCAG ATCGGTGGATGGAATATCACAGGCATGGGGAAAGCAAAAGATTTTAATGAAACTCTTCAGACTCTTATGGGCAGATACAGCACCTTTCCCTTTTTCAGAGTCCATGTGGGACCTAGTCCTTTTGACCTCAAGACCAATATTATTCAG ATTGACCATCCTGAGTTTGAGATGCCACCTGAGAGtaaattcaaaaagaaaaattatcttgAG GAAAAGGCACCTGCTATTGACTGGCTATCATGTCTCCAGGCTGTCTTCCATCCTATGCCACTGAACCTCTCTCAGCCGATTGCAGTGCATGACATGGATTACTTAAGAGGCTTGTCACAGCTCATCGAACAATGGCACAAGGAAAG GGTCCTTCACATTTATATGATTGTTTGTCTGGTTGGGAATCTCTCCCCAGCCCTTGACAGTCAATTCCAAGATGCACGCCTGGAGCTATCTAAGATTCTTTATGGAAAACTGGGATCTAGAATG ATCGCAGCTGAACGCTGGAGGAAGTGCTTGACTGATACCACTTCTTTCTTTGAGCCAGTTCTAGGGCAGATGATTGTGCAAGAAATTTTCCCTCAGCAGAGCAAGAAACTT GCTGAGCAGATGTTCTCTGAGATCCAAGATGCCCTCTATGGCCAACTGGATCAGTTGGAGTGGATGGATGAACAGACCCGCCAAGAGGCTAAAGTCTTG GTTTCCAGACTACAAGTGGAGATTGGCTATCCAGCTCACATACTCCAAACTGCCAAAGTGAACCTGGAATACCAGAAT CTGGAGATAAGTGAAGACAGCTTTTTCCTCAATGTGGTGGCTTGCTTGAAATTACTAAGGCAAAATTCCTACTTGAAACTCCTTCAGCATCACTCACAGGACAA CTGGCATGTGTCCCCCTGGACTGTGCATTCATACTACTCAATAAGGCACCACATGGTGGTCTTTCCTGCTGGAATGTTCCGCAGCCCTTTTTTCCACATGGAGTTTCCCAG tgctgtgaaCTTTGGAGCCATTGGGGTCTTCATGGCGCATGAACTTCTTCATGCATTCTATGATTATG tgCTGCCTGGGGGTTGTCCTACATGCAACAGGAGTGCACTACAGAAATCTATAGACTGCTTGGTTGAACAGTATGAAAGCTATGGCTTTAAGGTCAACGGTACTTTTACACTGTTGGAGAATACAGCTGACACTGGAGGGCTCGCCATTGCTTACCAG gcCTATAAGAATTGGctgaaaaagcacaaagaagaGAAGGATTTTCCTAAGACTGGACTTTCACACGACCAGCTTTTCTACCTCAGTTTTGCTCATGTAATGAATTGTAGGCTACTCATGTGTCTCTCTCCATTGTCTTCCACATtattacagtttttctttctcagtattCAATCACTTTTCCCCCTCTTCACAGAACTGGGAATGACCAATGTTTCTGGGAGGTCCAGAACCTTATTTAGAAAGCTAAAATTCACATACAGGGCCCCTAACCTGTTATGGATCTCAAAGCTAACAAAAGGCCtgtctgcaaaaatattttttacaaagcTTTGA
- the KEL gene encoding kell blood group glycoprotein isoform X2 — protein sequence MRTLPETCDQEQRAGAKKERCLQGKSLLLCTLLLSTLLGFTLLITYIVMTCGLGSCDAELGLKLLARLLNSRNDTVDPCEDFYKYACGSWEGKHSSRTTEESLNVFDVLLEENQLILKRLLEGPQFGIRGSAKEKAIQFYRSCMDTQRIESQGAQPLKDLLNQIGGWNITGMGKAKDFNETLQTLMGRYSTFPFFRVHVGPSPFDLKTNIIQIDHPEFEMPPESKFKKKNYLEVLRVYLSYLKKLGSLLGGPQDGPPDSFSLTLSFISNLQRVVTPLQERQQRGMLFFRTTIRELQEKAPAIDWLSCLQAVFHPMPLNLSQPIAVHDMDYLRGLSQLIEQWHKERVLHIYMIVCLVGNLSPALDSQFQDARLELSKILYGKLGSRMIAAERWRKCLTDTTSFFEPVLGQMIVQEIFPQQSKKLAEQMFSEIQDALYGQLDQLEWMDEQTRQEAKVLVSRLQVEIGYPAHILQTAKVNLEYQNLEISEDSFFLNVVACLKLLRQNSYLKLLQHHSQDNWHVSPWTVHSYYSIRHHMVVFPAGMFRSPFFHMEFPSAVNFGAIGVFMAHELLHAFYDYVLPGGCPTCNRSALQKSIDCLVEQYESYGFKVNGTFTLLENTADTGGLAIAYQAYKNWLKKHKEEKDFPKTGLSHDQLFYLSFAHAMCGHQDPEKLQSSLNTDPHSPLPLRVCGPVSNSQDFAKHFHCSSGSPMNPDNKCHIW from the exons ATGAGGACTCTTCCAGAG acCTGTGACCAGGAGCAGAGAGCAGGTGCAAAGAAGGAACGATGCCTTCAGGGGAAAAGCCTACTTCTGTGTACACTTCTTCTCAGTACTCTCCTTGGCTTTACACTGCTTATCACCTACATCGTGATGACTTGTGGTCTAG GATCCTGTGATGCCGAGCTGGGTCTTAAACTGTTGGCCAGACTCCTGAATTCTAGGAATGACACTGTAGACCCCTGTGAGGATTTCTACAAATATGCCTGTGGCAGCTGGGAAGGCAAACACTCAAGCAGAACCACAGAAGAATCACTAAATGTATTTGATGTGTTGTTGGAAGAAAACCAGTTGATCCTGAAAAGGCTTTTAG agggCCCACAGTTTGGGATAAGAGGCTCAGCTAAAGAGAAAGCAATCCAGTTCTATCGCTCCTGCATGGATACCCAAAGGATAGAATCCCAGGGAGCTCAACCATTGAAGGACCTCCTAAATCAG ATCGGTGGATGGAATATCACAGGCATGGGGAAAGCAAAAGATTTTAATGAAACTCTTCAGACTCTTATGGGCAGATACAGCACCTTTCCCTTTTTCAGAGTCCATGTGGGACCTAGTCCTTTTGACCTCAAGACCAATATTATTCAG ATTGACCATCCTGAGTTTGAGATGCCACCTGAGAGtaaattcaaaaagaaaaattatcttgAG GTTCTCCGTGTGTATCTCTCATATTTGAAGAAACTGGGGAGCCTACTTGGAGGGCCACAGGATGGTCCCCCTGATTCCTTTTCCCTTACTTTGTCCTTCATCTCTAACCTCCAGCGAGTTGTCACcccactgcaggaaagacagcAGAGGGGGATGCTGTTCTTTCGCACTACCATTAGGGAGCTACAG GAAAAGGCACCTGCTATTGACTGGCTATCATGTCTCCAGGCTGTCTTCCATCCTATGCCACTGAACCTCTCTCAGCCGATTGCAGTGCATGACATGGATTACTTAAGAGGCTTGTCACAGCTCATCGAACAATGGCACAAGGAAAG GGTCCTTCACATTTATATGATTGTTTGTCTGGTTGGGAATCTCTCCCCAGCCCTTGACAGTCAATTCCAAGATGCACGCCTGGAGCTATCTAAGATTCTTTATGGAAAACTGGGATCTAGAATG ATCGCAGCTGAACGCTGGAGGAAGTGCTTGACTGATACCACTTCTTTCTTTGAGCCAGTTCTAGGGCAGATGATTGTGCAAGAAATTTTCCCTCAGCAGAGCAAGAAACTT GCTGAGCAGATGTTCTCTGAGATCCAAGATGCCCTCTATGGCCAACTGGATCAGTTGGAGTGGATGGATGAACAGACCCGCCAAGAGGCTAAAGTCTTG GTTTCCAGACTACAAGTGGAGATTGGCTATCCAGCTCACATACTCCAAACTGCCAAAGTGAACCTGGAATACCAGAAT CTGGAGATAAGTGAAGACAGCTTTTTCCTCAATGTGGTGGCTTGCTTGAAATTACTAAGGCAAAATTCCTACTTGAAACTCCTTCAGCATCACTCACAGGACAA CTGGCATGTGTCCCCCTGGACTGTGCATTCATACTACTCAATAAGGCACCACATGGTGGTCTTTCCTGCTGGAATGTTCCGCAGCCCTTTTTTCCACATGGAGTTTCCCAG tgctgtgaaCTTTGGAGCCATTGGGGTCTTCATGGCGCATGAACTTCTTCATGCATTCTATGATTATG tgCTGCCTGGGGGTTGTCCTACATGCAACAGGAGTGCACTACAGAAATCTATAGACTGCTTGGTTGAACAGTATGAAAGCTATGGCTTTAAGGTCAACGGTACTTTTACACTGTTGGAGAATACAGCTGACACTGGAGGGCTCGCCATTGCTTACCAG gcCTATAAGAATTGGctgaaaaagcacaaagaagaGAAGGATTTTCCTAAGACTGGACTTTCACACGACCAGCTTTTCTACCTCAGTTTTGCTCAT gCAATGTGTGGACATCAGGATCCTGAGAAACTACAGTCTTCCCTGAACACAGATCCACACAGTCCCTTGCCACTTCGTGTCTGTGGGCCTGTCAGCAATAGCCAGGACTTTGCCAAGCACTTCCACTGTTCCAGTGGATCCCCAATGAACCCAGACAACAAGTGCCACATCTGGTAA